In Hoplias malabaricus isolate fHopMal1 chromosome 18, fHopMal1.hap1, whole genome shotgun sequence, the genomic window GtcctaaaaaaacactgagcTTTGAATTTTAATGTAGGCCTTTTCCTCTTTAAGTAATTTTTAAAGTGTAATATATCTTTGTACATTGCTTTCCTTTGAAAATTGTTGGGTACTGTGTCTTataatttgcatgaaatgaATCAATTAATCCGTGACAGATTTTTGCTAATAAATCCACTTTTACCTCTACTGGGTCTGTCATTACACAGAAATATAGCTGTAAATcctattacatttaataaataaatacaaatggtGGGATTTAGAAACTGAAGTTACAAATTTATGTTCACACCAATATGATTCCATTTAAGTTTCATGTAAACTACATGtatgattaaataataataataataatggtttaAACCTATAGCTGTAACCAATCTGTACAGTCATTAGAAGTTTAATAGTAACCTATTCTAATAAGGAATGAATAAATCTTTGATAATTCATTCATAATTGTGCTTGCCTCATGTAAACCTCTTCTCCGCCACTGCTTTTCCTAAATAGAAATAAACTGAAAGTGAGATtttgaaaagagaaaagagatttTGTGATATTCTGGGTGTAACCTTTTTTGAGAATCTGCTAATTTAGTAAGCAGCTAAAACTTTGAAAGAGCTTTATGAAGACAAACCAAGTAATTCATGCCCTGCCTTTTCATTTacttcaaaataaagaaattgtTAATGTGACTGGGTACAGGCCATAAGTTGTCCTAAGACTAGCCCGGTCAGTGTCCTTTCCAGTGacagtctgtgtggagtttgctgtgttctccctgtgtctgcattggttttctcctgtgctccagtttcctcccacggtccaaaaacacacgttgctaggtggattggcgactcaaaagtgtgagtgtgtgagtgattgtgtgtgtgtgtgtgttgccctgtgaagaactggcgcctcCCCCAGagtttattcctgccttgcgcccaatgattccaggtaggctctggacccaccacgaccctgaactggaaatgcagttacagataatgaatgaatgaattaatgaatgaataaacacaccTGAAACACACTCAAAAGCATCACATTCACCACTGAGTAAcatctttttaattttattttcattcatttcattcttttGAGATTTGAAGATACCTAATTTTGCAATTTCGTAGGTAGAAATTTTGCCTTGTCTTGCTCTGTACAAGACGTGAGCTGAGTTTACTGAGTCTCCTTTACATAATGTACCATAGATAATGTACCATGCAGGCAGGCCAGTTAAGCATTCAAACTTTATGATCCCATGCTGTTGTATTGTATGAACAGTCAGGCCAGGCTTTGTCCTCCTGCAACATATATGTAattcctggaaaaaaaaaaacattttgatggcagcatatgtctgtCCAAAACACCAGTATAAGCCTCTGCAACAGTAGTACTTTCACATATATGTATCACACATGCTATGTGCAGTGATGCCCCCATGCTGTCACAAATGCTGGTATTCTCATGTAAATGTCTTGatggtctgtttttattttaggcACAAAAACAATGATGTCCATATTTTTCCCAAAAACAGCCAGTCAATTCCAACACTGAGGTGAGAAAGTCCACTTCTCCATTGCTGTAGTGAATATCTCATTCTACAAAATAACTCTCAGTGTAGTATTGTGACCTTACTGTCTTTGCATTAATTATCTCTCTCAATTGATAACTTGTATTATGTTTATGAACGCTCTGATCGGACAGTTGGACATTTACCTTTGTATTTTCCCATTTGTAAAACATTTTGAATGATTAAGAAGGTTgctgtataaataaacttgTCTTGCACATATCTTGTGATTTAAGGAATCATACGAATAGCAATTTGATTGTCTATAAAATCATTTTAGaattattatgaaatatttttaaaaatctctatTTGTAGTTACAGATTAGGAAATAAATATTCTCTCCATGTAACTATTTATGAATCTGATTACTCTGTCATGGTTTAAACCTATTTGGGACATCTTTTGGCATAACGACTTCGTATAGAAATATCACATGGTAGAGTTTAATATCACATGATCCAAACTAGCCATTCACATGTTAGTGGGAGGGTTCATATTTAGGTGTAAACAGACGTggtaaaaacacaaatcaccCAGCTCAGGTTTAGTGGACGATCCAGCAGGATCACTTTCAACTGTGAAATCTGTGTCAGTTTTAAATGGATAACACAGACTACAGACAAAACATCATAGTTCagtactgctttcctgacaacAATGCTTCTTGCAGAAAGGAGGTCCATGGAGGCCCTgcttatacagggtgggccatttatatggatccaacttttgttttttcaatgggaagtgggtcatgtgacacatcaaacctattgggaatttcacaagttaaacaatggtgtgcttggttttaactttaAGTAACTTCATTCTTTCTTGAGTTATTAACaaatttctgaccacttatcaaatgtgttcaaagtgctgctcattgtgttgaattgtcaatgcaaccatcttctcccactcttcacacactgatagcaaccccacaggagaaatgctagcacaggcttccagtatccacaGTTTCAGGACCACACCCGTAGAGGCTGACACTCAGAAGTATTTGTGGAGGAGTTTTAGGGTGGCTTACGAATGCATATGAAGCCGGACCCTCCActggatgaatgaatatgagaaaaaagTGGAGActgggtggaggtgggagcaagtttaaAACAAGAGGCTTGGTGGGCTTGATAATGGCCAAACACAGCTctgaatatggggatcagcaggaatgactcagcacggaggagcgagctgacgtagtgaagcagtcgagtcgagatccatctcctgaactaaatgaagcaagTTTGTCCAATgtggaaatgacgtgaatttgtagggtatatatatagggctgagaggaggagtgggggcgtggtcctactcccaaaattatgttattacataacttcaattatataaattaaagaGAGATTTTGCTTTTAAAATCTCTTAGCATTGGGTCAGTCTGTAACCACAGTAACACAAtgaatgtaaattattttatatttaataacaaaTGAAAAAGATAGGGATTAgtagttatttaacaaataaaatattaatatgataatccaatttattttcatatttaaccCTCTGTTTGCTCAACTTTGCTTAAATATTTGCAATAAAAGAAATCATGGTTCAAATGATTCAAAcgattaaaatgatacaatgaaATAATTGTGAGGATTTGTTTTGGAACATTCAGATAATCCCTGATCCAAGACAACTGTGAACTGAGCAATTTTAGGGTTACTACATTTGTAACCTGCTGTGTTTTGGTCAAACTCCAAAACTTCTTAGAACTGCGTATAGAGCAGGTGTCATCTGATGTTTCATGGACAGTTCAGAATCAGTTATATGACAGAGTTACAAAGACTTACTGTAAACACAATCACAGTCTTTCCCTATTTTTGGCTTACATTCTAAATTATGATGCAATGTACATATCAGATGATACAAATGGGCCATTCAGATGTTAGTGGGAGGGTCCATGTTTAGGtataaaacagcaacaaaattCCAACTGGAAGGTCTAGGTCACTTTAGGATGGAAAACACAGAATACAGACGAAACATCACAGTCCagtactgctttcctgacaataatgcaTCATGCAGAAAGGAGGTCCAAGCAGGCCctgcttatatatttctgttcattattctctcatgtatatcagtgtgcactgtgtttctgaatctGCTGGTGAtaatctctatctctcacttcaagcagctccacactccaaccaacctgctcaTCCGCTCTCTGGCTGCGGCTGATCTTCTGGTGGGTCTATTTGTTATGCCTGTGAATATAATGCAGCTGATAGACTCATGTTGGTATCTTGGTGAAATGGCATGCTCTGTGATTCCATTGATCAGTTTTCTTGCAATGGTGGCATCTATATTTAGTCTGGTATTAATTGCAGTAGATCGATACATTGCTGTGTGTGACCCCTTGCTTTATCACACTAGAGTCACTGTGAGTAATATGTCTATATGCCTAACTCTGGGCTGGTTTTCCTGCTTAATATATGACactatttttttgtattttaataacCATCTCACTCCAGCACAGCTTCACACTACATGCTACGGTGAATGTGTTCTTGTCATAAAACATCCTTGGTTAGTTGCTGATGTTGTGATTTCATTTGTAATCCCTTGCTCTGTTATACTGGTGTTGTATAGTTTGATTTTCAATGTGGCGAGacatcaagccaaagctatCAGGGCTGTGATCAATGGTGCTTCACACATAAAAAACATTTCAGGCTCTCATCAAACTAAAGCAGCCAAAAAATTAGGCACCATAATTTTGGTTTATCTTGCTTGCTATATACCATATAGCTTAAATTCTATCTCAACTGAAAGCTTGACAACTGCATCAATGGTGTGGCCATTGTTTACCTGGATATTATATATTAACTCCTCTGTGAACCCACTACTGTATTCTCTTTTCTATGTGTGGTTTAGAGCATCAGTGAAGTATATTGTAACTTGCAGAATATTTGAATCCTCATCTTCAAGATTCACTTTGTATAGTGAGCATTCATAATAAGAGAGCATTAACTACACTATACACCACTTTGGACAGGCCGTTTCTACAATGTAACATTATTTCATTAGTCTAAAATTTATCATCAGCATTTAATGCTGTGTTATGTGAATTAATATTCTTCTTCTCTCATATTCCTTCAAAACATTATGGAGACAGTTCTGTTCCCTGGTCCTAAAAAAATCCTGAGCTTTGAATTTTAATGTAGGCCTTTTCCTCTTTAAgtaatttttaaagtttaatcTATCTTTGTGCAGTGCTTTCCTTTGAAAATTGTTGGGTACTGTGTCTCataatttgcatgaaatgaATCAATGTATCCCTGGCAGATTTGTGCTAATAAATCCACTTTTACATCTACTGGGTCTGTcattacacagaaatataactgtaaatcctattacatttaataaataaatacaaatggtGGGATTTAGAAACTGAAGTTACAAATTTATGTTCACACCAATATGATTCCATTTAAGTTTGATGTAAACTACATGtatgattaaataataataataataatggtttaAACCTATAGCTGTAACCAATCTGTACAGTCATTAGAAGTTTAATAGTAACCTATTCTAATAAGGAATGAATAAATCTGTGATAATTAATTCATAGTTGTGCTTGCCTCATGTACACCTCTTCCCCGCCACTGCTTTTCCTAAATAGAAATAAACTGAAAGCGAGATtttgaaaagagaaaagagatttTGTGATATTCTGGGTGTTACCTTCTTTTGAGAATCTGCTAATTTAGTAAGCAGCTAAAACTTTGAAAGAGCTTTATGAAGACAAACCAAAATAATTCATGCCCTGCCGTTTCatttacttaaaaataaagaaattgtTAATGTGACTGGGTACAGCCAATAAGTTGTCCTAAGACTGGCCCGGTCAGTGTCCTTTCCAGTGACTGTGTCAGGGGGACGTGAAGGGCGGACtaacggaggcggacgcacacgctaataacacagactttattttacGAGaagttaacaaaacaaacaaacagggggttaagcaggctaaactagacacggggaaactgcagagacagacagacagactagataaCACGATCAACTTGACATAATCCAAAGGAGAACGAGTAGGCGAACGAGTAAGGGAACAAATACACGAAAGAgtacaaagaacaaatgaacgtcaacaggaagtgagggaaggggacttaaatacacgaacagacgagacacacctgacaccGATAACGAGTGtaaaggaggcggaacaaaggtggagacatgaacaataacagacagacagagccatgtgctgagcacatggcgggggaaaacaaacaagattgggccaggatgtgacagacgccccctccaagacgcgcaactcccggagcgcgaaaaaGCTAGACTCCCcagaagctggcgcaggagggggtcAGTGTCCTTTCcagtgacagtctgtgaggagtttgctgtgttctccccgtgtctgcatgggttttctcttggtgctccggtttcctcccacggtccaaaaacacacgttggtaggtggattggcgactcaaaagtgtgagtgtgtgagtgattgtgtgtgtgtgttgccctgtgaagaactggtgcccctccagggtgtattcctgccttgcacccaatgattccaggtaggctctggacccaccgcgaccctgaactggaaatgcggttacagataatgaatgaatgaatgaatgaacgaacctgcaacacactcaaaagcATCACATTCACCACCGAgtgacatatttttaattgtattttcattcatttcattcgtTTGAGATTTGAAGATACCTAATTTTGTAATTACGTAGGTAGAAATTTTGTCTTGTCTTGCTCTGTACAAGACTTGAGCTGAGTTTACTGAATCTCCTCTACATAATGTACCATAGATAATGTACCATGCAGGCAGGCCAGTTAAGCATTCAAACTTTATGATCCCATGCTGTTGTATTGCATGAACATTCAGGCCTGGGTTTGTCCTCCTGCAACATATATGTAAttcctgggaaaaaaaaaaaaaaacattttgatggcagcatatgtccgTCCAAAACACCAGTATAAGCCTCTGCATCAATAGTACTTTCACATATATGTATCACACATGCTATGTGCAATGATGCCCCCATGCTGTCACAAATGCCGGTATTCTCATGTAAATGTCTTTATGGTCTGCATTTATCTTAGGCACAAAAACAATGATGTCCATATTTTTCCCAAAAACAGCCAGTCAATGCCAACACTGGTGTGAGAAAGTCCACTTCTCCATTGCTGTAGTGAATATCTCATTCTACATAATAACTCTCAGTGTAGTATTTTGACCTTACTGTCTTTGCATTAATTATCTCTCTCAATTGATAACTTGTATTATGTTTATAAATGGTCTGATCGAACAGTTGGACATTTACTTTTGTATTTTCCCATTTGTAAAACATTTTGAATGATTAAGAAGGTTgctgtataaataaacttgTCTTGCACATAGCTTGTGATTTAAGGAATCATACGAATAGCAATTTGATTGTCTATAAAATCATTTTAGaattattatgaaatattttaaaaaatctctaTTTGTAGTTACagattagtaaataaatattctcTACACATTTAACTAGTTATGCATCTGATTACTCTGTCCAGGTTTAAACCTATTTGGGACATCTTTTGGCATAACGACTTCGTATAGAAATATCACATGGTAGAGTTTAATATCACATGATCCAAACTAGCCATTCACATGTTAGTGGGAGGGTTCATATTTAGGTGTAAACAGACGTggtaaaaacacaaatcaccCAGCTCAGGTTTAGTGGACGATCCAGCAGGATCACTTTCAACTGTGAAATCTGTGTCAGTTTTGAATGGATAACACAGACTACAGACAAAACATCATAGTTCAGTTCTGCTTTCCTGACAACAATGCTTCTTGCAGAAAGGAGGTCCATGGAGGCCCTgcttatacagggtgggccatttatatggatccaacttttgttttttcaatgggaagtgggtcatgtgacacatcaaacctattgggaatttcacaagttaaacaatggtgtgcttggttttaactttaAGTAACTTCATTCTTTCTTGAGTTATTAACaaatttctgaccacttatcAAATGTGTACAAAGTGCTGCTCATTGTGTtgaattgtcaatgcaaccatcttctcccactcttcacacactgatagcaaccccacaggagaaatgctagcacaagCTTCCAGTATCCACAGTTTCAGGACCATGCCCGTAGAGGCTGACAAGTCTTTGTGGAGGAGTttagggtggcttatgaatgcatatgaagccggaccctccactggatgaatgaatatgagaaaaaagTGGAGActgggtggaggtgggagcaagtttaaAACAAGAGGCTTGGTGGGCTTGATAATGGCCAAACACAGCTctgaatatggggatcagcaggaatgactcagcacggaggagcgagctgacgtagtgaagcagtcgagtcgagatccatctcctgaactaaatgaagcaagTTTGTCCAATgtggaaatgacgtgaatttgtagggtatatatatagggctgagaggaggagtgggggcgtggtcctactcccaaaattatgttattacataacttcaattatataaattaaagaGAGATTTTGCTTTTAAAATCTCCTAGCATTGGGTCAGTCTGTAACCACAGTAACACAAtgaatgtaaattattttatatttaataacaaatgaaaaatgtagggattaaaagttattaaacaaataaaatagtaATAAGATAATccaatttattttcatatttaaccCTTTGTTGGCTCAACTTTGCttaaatattttcaataaaagAAATCATGGTTCAAATGATTCAAAcgattaaaatgatacaatgaaATAATTGTGAGAATTCCCATGTTTTGGAGCATTCAGATAATCCCTGATCCAAGACAACTGTGAACTGAGCAATTTTAGGGTTACTACATTTGTAACCTGCTGTGTTTTGGTCAAACTCCAAAACTTCTTAGAACTGCGTATAGAGCAGGTGTCATCTGATGTTTCATGGACTGTTCAGAATCAGTTATATGACAGAGTTACATAGACTTACTGTAAACACAATCACAGTCTTTCCCTATTTTTGGCTTACATTCTAAATTATGATGCAATGTACTTATCAGATGATACAAATGGGCCATTCAGATGTTAGTGGGAGGGTCCATGTTTAGGtataaaacagcaacaaaattCCAACTGGAAGGTCTAGGTCACTTTAGGATGGAAAACACAGAATACAGACGAAACATCACAGTCCagtactgctttcctgacaataatgcaTCTTGCAGAAAGGAGGTCCAAGCAGGCCctgcttatatatttctgttcattattctctcatgtatatctgtctgtactgtgtttctgaacctgctggtgatcatctccatctctcacttcaagcagctccacactccaaccaacctgctcatcctctctctggctgtggctgatcttctgGTGGGTCTGTTTGTTATGCCTGTGAACATAATGCAGCTGATAGACTCATGTTGGTATCTTGGTAAAATGGCATGCTCTGTAATTCCACTGATCAGTTTTCTTGCAATGGTGGCATCTATATTTAGTCTGGTATTAATTGCAGTAGATCGATACATTGCTGTGTGTGACCCCTTGCTTTATCACACTAGAGTCACTGTGAGTAAAATGTCTATATGCCTAACTCTGGGCTGGTTTTCCTGCCTAATATATAAtactattattttgtattttaatgatCATCTCACTCCAGCACAGCTTCACACTACATGCTACGGTGAATGTGTTCTTGTTGTAAAACATTCTTGGGTAGTTGTTGATTTTGTGATTTCATTTGTAATTCCTTGCTCTGTTATACTGGTGTTGTATAGTTTGATTTTTAATGTGGCGAGacatcaagccaaagctatTAGCGCTGTGATCAATGGTGCATCACatataaaaaaagcaaacactTCTCACACTAAAGCAGCCACAAAATTAGGCACcgtcatttttgtttatcttGCATGCTGTATACCTTATAGCATAAATTCTCTTTCAGCTGAAAGCTTGACAACTGCATCAATGGTGTGGCCAGTGTTTACTTGGATATTATATATTAACTCTTCTGTAAACCCACTACTGTATGCTGTTTTCTATGTGTGGTTTAGAGCATCAGTGAAGTATATTGTAACTTGCAGAATATTTGAATCCTCATCTTCAAGATTAATTTTGTATAGTGAGCATTCATAATAAGAGAGCATTTAATATACTGTACACCACTTAGGACAGGCCGTTTTTACAGTGTAACATTATTTCTTCAGTCTAAAATTTATCATCAGCTGATGTCATTTAATGCTGTGTAATGTGAATTAATATTCTTCTCCTCTCATATTCCTTCAAAATATTATAGAGGCAGTTCTATTCCCTGGTCCTGAAAACCtgagctttttattttaatgtaggcCTTTTCATCTTTAAGtcattttaaagattattttttCTATCTTTGTGCATTAATTTCCTCTTAAAATCATTGggtattccatccatccatccattatctgtaaccgcttctccaatctagggtcgcggggggtccagagcctacctggaatcattgggcgcaaggcaggaatacaccctggaggggacgccagtccttcacaggcaacacagacacacacacacacattcacacctacggacactttcgagtcttcaatccacctgcaacgtgtgtttttggactgtgggaggaaaccggagcacccggaggaaacccacgcggacacggggagaacacaccaactcctcacagacagtcacctggagcgggaatcgaaccaacaatctccaggtccctggagctgtgtgactgcgacactacct contains:
- the LOC136674380 gene encoding trace amine-associated receptor 6-like produces the protein MENTEYRRNITVQYCFPDNNASCRKEVQAGPAYIFLFIILSCISVCTVFLNLLVIISISHFKQLHTPTNLLIRSLAAADLLVGLFVMPVNIMQLIDSCWYLGEMACSVIPLISFLAMVASIFSLVLIAVDRYIAVCDPLLYHTRVTVSNMSICLTLGWFSCLIYDTIFLYFNNHLTPAQLHTTCYGECVLVIKHPWLVADVVISFVIPCSVILVLYSLIFNVARHQAKAIRAVINGASHIKNISGSHQTKAAKKLGTIILVYLACYIPYSLNSISTESLTTASMVWPLFTWILYINSSVNPLLYSLFYVWFRASVKYIVTCRIFESSSSRFTLYSEHS
- the LOC136674254 gene encoding trace amine-associated receptor 6-like — protein: MENTEYRRNITVQYCFPDNNASCRKEVQAGPAYIFLFIILSCISVCTVFLNLLVIISISHFKQLHTPTNLLILSLAVADLLVGLFVMPVNIMQLIDSCWYLGKMACSVIPLISFLAMVASIFSLVLIAVDRYIAVCDPLLYHTRVTVSKMSICLTLGWFSCLIYNTIILYFNDHLTPAQLHTTCYGECVLVVKHSWVVVDFVISFVIPCSVILVLYSLIFNVARHQAKAISAVINGASHIKKANTSHTKAATKLGTVIFVYLACCIPYSINSLSAESLTTASMVWPVFTWILYINSSVNPLLYAVFYVWFRASVKYIVTCRIFESSSSRLILYSEHS